In the Campylobacter sp. RM6914 genome, one interval contains:
- a CDS encoding amino acid ABC transporter ATP-binding protein, which translates to MIKFTNLIKKFGENVVLKGINLEIYDNQTTVILGSSGSGKSTLLRCINLLEIPNSGELCLGDFSINFSAPHKPSQYQPFRSHTGMVFQSFNLFPHLTVLENVIEGPTQVLKIPRDKAVKTAYELLDKVGLKDKAEAYPNRLSGGQSQRVAIARALAMQPAFLLLDEPTSALDPELEAQVLKTIGELSKEGRSLIIVTHNMNFARKIADRILFLDHGLVAFDGVADEFFNSTDERIAKFISAMDF; encoded by the coding sequence ATGATAAAATTTACAAATCTAATCAAAAAATTTGGCGAAAATGTTGTATTAAAAGGCATAAATCTTGAAATTTACGACAATCAAACAACGGTAATATTAGGAAGCTCAGGTAGCGGTAAATCAACCTTACTTCGCTGTATAAATTTGCTAGAGATCCCAAATTCGGGCGAGCTTTGCCTTGGTGATTTTAGTATAAATTTTAGTGCGCCGCATAAACCAAGCCAATACCAACCTTTCCGCTCACATACAGGAATGGTCTTTCAAAGTTTTAACCTTTTTCCGCATTTAACCGTGCTTGAAAATGTTATCGAAGGTCCTACGCAGGTATTAAAAATTCCACGCGACAAAGCGGTTAAAACCGCATACGAACTACTGGATAAGGTTGGACTAAAAGATAAGGCAGAGGCTTATCCTAACAGACTTTCCGGAGGGCAATCTCAGCGCGTAGCTATAGCTAGAGCACTTGCTATGCAACCTGCATTTTTATTGCTTGATGAGCCTACATCGGCGCTTGATCCAGAGCTTGAGGCACAGGTTTTAAAAACTATCGGAGAGCTTTCAAAAGAGGGGCGTTCTTTGATAATAGTAACTCATAACATGAATTTTGCTCGTAAGATAGCCGATAGGATACTCTTTTTAGATCATGGGTTGGTAGCATTTGATGGTGTGGCTGATGAGTTTTTTAATAGCACTGATGAACGTATAGCTAAATTCATTAGTGCAATGGACTTCTAA
- a CDS encoding cytochrome C, producing MKKLFLLSMFSCLLFGANEMYSDKVKPVFTDATSNASVGRLLPTNGVEILSKQNGRVKIKMQGYINPVAPNVVYFSDSERVIAIAFAKTAKFDSKLVKKGQNGKWDKVEVEAYTIDGDFYNEVDTMFARAKQTYADSCGICHGLHETTHYKANQWPNLFKSMLSRTTVEKDDEWLIVQYLQKHSSDVKIK from the coding sequence ATGAAAAAGCTATTTTTATTATCTATGTTTTCCTGTTTGCTCTTTGGCGCAAACGAGATGTATAGCGACAAGGTTAAGCCTGTCTTTACGGATGCGACCTCTAACGCTTCTGTAGGAAGGTTACTTCCGACGAACGGTGTTGAAATTTTATCAAAACAAAACGGTCGCGTGAAGATAAAAATGCAAGGTTACATAAATCCTGTCGCACCAAATGTCGTTTATTTTAGCGATTCTGAGCGAGTTATCGCTATAGCGTTTGCCAAAACGGCAAAATTTGACTCAAAGCTTGTCAAAAAAGGACAAAATGGCAAATGGGATAAAGTGGAAGTAGAAGCTTATACTATTGATGGTGATTTTTATAATGAAGTTGATACGATGTTTGCCCGTGCCAAGCAGACTTATGCAGACTCATGCGGAATTTGTCATGGACTACATGAGACCACGCATTATAAGGCAAATCAATGGCCGAATTTATTTAAATCAATGCTTAGTAGAACGACAGTTGAAAAAGATGATGAGTGGCTTATAGTGCAGTATCTGCAAAAACATTCATCGGATGTTAAGATTAAGTAG
- a CDS encoding molybdopterin-dependent oxidoreductase, with amino-acid sequence MQRRNFLKLGAMTPLLSNVTAINLMADDMGKELVKNGEIFTAAKWGMLKVGVKDGKAVGSTPYQKTSDVKNHLQTFTHDLIYNSRIKYPMVRKSYLENPDSPKPELRGKDEWIRVRYEDAIKLVARELKKTRKAKGIQSVFAGSYGWKSSGNIHNSRTLLHRFMNLSGGYVGYTGDYSTGASQVIMPHVMGSIEVYEQQTSWPVVLNNSKVVVFWGANPITTLSVGFSSSDEQGFKYLEDLKKRADIKVIVIDPIKSETAQYFDKSKWIAPRPNTDVAMMLGMAHYLYTSGKFNKDFIDTYTVGFDKFLPYLLGKTDGTPKTLEWASKICGIKEDVIKELADVLIDNRSMIMSGWAIQRADHGEQAHWMLVTLASMIGQIGLEGGGFGLSYHYANGGNPTCKGAVIGGINRGDIGRIDKNGEFIGTANGVIDANGKFIPGSTPLIKGEIDWAVEAKKYTFPIARIVDVLLNPGKVIDHDGRKVTYPDIDFIYWVGGNPIVHHQDTNVLIKAWQKPRTIVVHDPYWTPSAKMADIVFPITTQYERNDMTMTGDYSNDHIAPMKQVVEKYAEAKDDYQIFTDLCKAYAKNLVMAYTDNGKDEFDWIKSFYNDAYDKILAIPELASEMKPFDEFWKENKPVKFYSTPESEAWVRHAEFRQDPILNPLGTPSGLIEIYSETIEKMGYDDCAAHPMWYEPVEWLGMSDKPAQLHMLSVHSPYRLHSQLNQTSLRDTYAVAGREPIWINTKDAKAKGIKNGDLVRVFNSRGEVLAGAVITDNVIPGVVRLAQGAWYDGFDAGLCKNGNSNVLTIDKATSKLSNGNISQTALVNIEKFKGEAPKLTAFSEPKFA; translated from the coding sequence ATGCAAAGACGAAATTTTTTAAAACTAGGAGCTATGACGCCGTTACTTTCAAATGTTACCGCTATAAACTTAATGGCTGACGATATGGGAAAAGAGCTTGTTAAAAACGGCGAGATCTTTACCGCTGCAAAATGGGGCATGTTAAAAGTAGGCGTAAAAGACGGCAAGGCAGTTGGATCAACACCATATCAAAAGACAAGCGATGTAAAAAACCATCTTCAAACTTTCACGCATGACCTTATCTATAACTCTCGTATTAAATACCCAATGGTGCGTAAAAGCTACCTAGAAAATCCGGACTCGCCAAAACCAGAGCTTAGAGGCAAGGACGAATGGATACGAGTAAGATATGAAGACGCGATAAAGCTTGTAGCTAGGGAGCTAAAAAAGACAAGAAAAGCTAAAGGAATTCAAAGCGTATTTGCGGGAAGCTATGGCTGGAAGAGCAGTGGAAATATCCACAACAGTAGAACTTTGCTGCATAGATTTATGAACTTAAGTGGCGGTTATGTAGGTTATACGGGAGACTATTCTACCGGAGCAAGCCAGGTTATAATGCCGCACGTGATGGGTAGTATAGAAGTTTATGAACAACAAACAAGCTGGCCGGTAGTTTTGAATAACTCAAAAGTTGTGGTATTTTGGGGGGCAAATCCGATAACTACTCTAAGCGTAGGCTTTAGTAGCTCTGACGAGCAAGGCTTTAAATACCTCGAAGATCTTAAAAAAAGAGCTGATATAAAAGTCATCGTGATAGACCCTATAAAAAGCGAAACGGCTCAGTATTTTGATAAATCAAAATGGATAGCTCCACGCCCAAATACCGATGTTGCGATGATGCTTGGCATGGCGCATTATCTATATACGAGCGGTAAATTTAATAAAGATTTTATAGACACATATACAGTTGGTTTTGATAAATTTTTACCGTATCTACTAGGTAAAACAGATGGCACACCAAAAACTCTTGAATGGGCTAGTAAAATTTGCGGTATAAAAGAAGACGTCATAAAAGAACTAGCTGATGTCTTGATTGATAATAGATCTATGATAATGAGCGGTTGGGCTATACAAAGAGCAGATCACGGTGAACAAGCCCACTGGATGCTAGTAACTCTTGCTTCTATGATAGGACAGATCGGACTAGAGGGTGGTGGATTTGGACTAAGTTATCATTACGCAAACGGTGGCAATCCAACTTGCAAAGGTGCGGTAATAGGCGGCATAAATAGAGGCGATATAGGTAGGATAGATAAAAACGGTGAATTTATCGGAACTGCAAACGGCGTTATAGATGCAAATGGTAAATTTATACCGGGCTCAACACCTTTGATAAAAGGCGAGATAGACTGGGCTGTTGAAGCTAAAAAATACACTTTCCCGATAGCAAGGATAGTCGATGTCTTGTTAAATCCTGGAAAAGTCATAGATCATGATGGAAGAAAGGTGACTTACCCTGATATAGACTTTATTTACTGGGTTGGCGGAAACCCAATCGTGCATCATCAAGATACAAATGTCTTAATAAAAGCTTGGCAAAAACCGCGCACGATAGTCGTGCATGATCCGTATTGGACGCCAAGTGCGAAGATGGCTGATATCGTTTTTCCTATAACCACTCAATACGAAAGAAACGATATGACTATGACGGGTGATTATTCTAACGATCATATCGCTCCTATGAAACAAGTCGTTGAAAAATACGCCGAAGCAAAAGATGATTATCAAATTTTTACCGATCTATGTAAAGCATATGCTAAAAATTTAGTTATGGCATACACAGATAACGGCAAGGATGAATTTGACTGGATAAAAAGCTTTTACAACGATGCGTATGATAAAATTTTAGCCATACCTGAGCTTGCGTCCGAGATGAAGCCTTTTGATGAATTTTGGAAAGAGAACAAGCCTGTTAAATTTTACTCAACTCCTGAAAGCGAAGCATGGGTAAGACATGCTGAATTTAGACAAGACCCTATACTAAACCCACTAGGAACTCCGTCTGGATTGATAGAAATCTACTCAGAGACCATCGAAAAAATGGGGTATGACGATTGCGCTGCACACCCTATGTGGTATGAGCCTGTTGAATGGCTTGGTATGAGCGATAAGCCGGCACAACTTCATATGCTCTCAGTTCACTCTCCATATCGTTTGCACTCACAGCTCAACCAAACCTCACTTCGCGATACCTATGCGGTAGCAGGTAGAGAGCCTATATGGATAAATACCAAAGATGCTAAGGCTAAAGGCATTAAAAACGGTGATTTGGTAAGAGTGTTTAACTCAAGAGGAGAGGTCTTGGCTGGGGCTGTTATAACCGATAACGTAATACCGGGTGTTGTAAGGCTAGCTCAAGGTGCTTGGTATGACGGCTTTGATGCGGGACTTTGCAAAAACGGAAACTCAAACGTCTTAACGATAGATAAAGCAACATCAAAACTATCTAACGGCAATATCTCTCAAACAGCTCTTGTTAATATCGAGAAATTTAAAGGCGAAGCGCCAAAATTAACGGCATTTAGCGAGCCTAAATTTGCTTAA
- a CDS encoding methylated-DNA--[protein]-cysteine S-methyltransferase, which produces MDKAYFSSLIGILEILGDKNGISEINFVDKFIKTDVKEPNLKLCLDELEAYFSGKLKNFSVRLNIQATPFQKSVYKALLNIPYGTTATYSDVAKMIHNQKAQRAVGSANAKNKIPIIIPCHRVVGANSLGGYSGAGGLKTKEILLNLEKGNLS; this is translated from the coding sequence TTGGATAAAGCATATTTCTCTTCTTTGATCGGAATTTTAGAAATTTTAGGTGATAAAAACGGTATTAGCGAGATAAATTTTGTAGATAAATTTATAAAAACAGACGTAAAAGAGCCGAATTTAAAACTATGCTTAGATGAGTTAGAGGCGTATTTTAGCGGTAAACTTAAAAATTTTAGCGTAAGACTAAACATACAAGCAACTCCTTTTCAAAAAAGCGTGTATAAAGCCTTGCTAAACATACCTTACGGCACGACCGCAACTTACTCTGACGTTGCTAAAATGATACACAACCAAAAAGCTCAAAGAGCCGTGGGAAGTGCAAATGCTAAAAACAAAATCCCGATCATCATTCCCTGTCACCGCGTAGTGGGGGCCAACAGTCTTGGCGGATACAGTGGAGCGGGCGGATTAAAAACAAAAGAAATTTTACTAAATTTAGAAAAGGGCAACTTATCATAA
- a CDS encoding bifunctional aconitate hydratase 2/2-methylisocitrate dehydratase → MDFLIQYKKHIDERAKLGVPPLALNQDQTVQVCEILRNTKNENEAKEFIELLSNRVNPGVDDAAKVKAEFLGEIVNSGLEICGIDKIKAIEILSKMLGGYNVAKLILALKNSDENVAKAARDALKNSIFVNEYFNEILDLSKTNKFALEILNSWAKAEWFLKRESLSECIKAVVFKVAGETNTDDLSPASEAFTRSDIPLHANAMLVKRQPGSLEKISELKSSGREVVYVGDVVGTGSSRKSGINSIQWHLGRDIDGVPNKKTGGVVIGTSIAPIFFNTAQDSGALPIIADVSALETGDEIEIYPYKGEIVKNGEVVAKFNLSPNTLIDEIRAGGRIPLIIARALCVKARNALNLAPENIFTKPDQPKDDNSYGYSLAQKIVGRACGVKGVRPNTYVEPVTLTVGSQDTTGPMTRDEIKELASLGFSADFVLQSFCHTAAYPKPSDEILHATLPNFMNSRGGVSLKPGDGVIHSWLNRMVLPDTLGTGGDSHTRFPIGISFPAGSGLVAFAAVLGVMPLNMPQSVLVRFSGKLKEGITLRDLVNAIPYYAIKRGLLSVEKKNKKNIFAGKILEIEGLENLKVEQAFELSDASAERSAAACVVALNNEPVIEYLRSNVALIDAMIKAGYENRQTLERRRDKMLEWLKNPTLLKADKDAQYAEIIEINLDDISEPILACPNDPDDVATLSEILADQNRAKEINEVFVGSCMTNIGHYRALAQILKDEKSIPTRLWVVPPTKMDKVQLESEGCYDVFKGVNARVEVPGCSLCMGNQARVEDNAVVFSTSTRNFDNRMGMGAKVYLGSAELAAVCAILGRLPSVDEYKQMIAKKIVGKESEIYRYLNFNEIKDFYLH, encoded by the coding sequence ATGGATTTTTTAATACAATACAAAAAACACATCGACGAACGTGCAAAGCTAGGCGTGCCTCCTTTGGCGCTAAATCAAGATCAAACAGTGCAAGTTTGTGAAATCTTACGCAACACAAAAAACGAAAATGAAGCAAAAGAATTTATAGAACTTTTATCTAATCGCGTAAACCCAGGCGTTGACGACGCGGCAAAAGTTAAGGCTGAATTTTTGGGCGAGATAGTTAATAGTGGACTTGAAATTTGCGGCATAGATAAAATAAAAGCTATTGAAATTTTATCCAAAATGCTTGGTGGATATAATGTTGCAAAGCTTATTTTAGCTCTTAAAAATAGCGATGAAAATGTGGCAAAAGCGGCAAGAGATGCTCTAAAAAATAGCATTTTTGTAAATGAATACTTTAACGAAATTTTAGACCTTAGTAAAACAAATAAATTTGCCCTTGAAATTTTAAACTCATGGGCGAAGGCAGAGTGGTTTTTAAAGCGAGAAAGTCTTAGTGAGTGCATAAAAGCGGTTGTTTTTAAAGTTGCCGGCGAGACAAATACTGATGACTTAAGCCCTGCAAGTGAGGCATTTACGCGCTCTGATATACCTCTTCATGCAAATGCGATGCTTGTTAAAAGACAGCCCGGAAGTTTAGAAAAAATATCTGAGCTTAAAAGTAGCGGTCGCGAAGTTGTTTATGTAGGCGATGTCGTAGGAACCGGATCAAGTAGAAAAAGTGGTATAAATTCTATCCAGTGGCATTTGGGGCGCGATATAGACGGCGTGCCAAACAAAAAAACAGGCGGTGTAGTTATCGGAACTAGCATAGCTCCGATATTTTTCAACACCGCACAAGATAGCGGAGCTCTACCGATCATAGCGGATGTTAGCGCACTTGAGACGGGAGATGAGATAGAAATTTATCCTTACAAAGGTGAGATAGTAAAAAACGGCGAAGTTGTCGCTAAATTTAACCTGTCGCCAAATACTCTAATCGATGAAATTCGCGCAGGAGGTCGTATACCGCTTATTATCGCTCGCGCACTTTGTGTCAAAGCCAGAAATGCTTTAAATTTAGCACCAGAAAATATCTTTACAAAACCGGATCAGCCAAAAGATGACAACTCTTATGGATATAGCTTGGCTCAAAAGATAGTCGGACGTGCATGCGGCGTTAAAGGCGTTAGGCCAAATACTTATGTCGAGCCTGTAACATTAACGGTGGGTAGCCAAGATACGACAGGACCGATGACTAGAGATGAGATAAAAGAGCTTGCAAGCTTGGGCTTTAGTGCGGATTTTGTGCTTCAAAGCTTTTGCCATACGGCCGCTTATCCAAAGCCTAGTGATGAAATTTTACACGCAACATTGCCAAATTTCATGAACTCAAGAGGCGGTGTTAGCTTAAAGCCCGGGGATGGAGTTATACACTCTTGGTTAAACCGCATGGTTTTACCGGATACTTTAGGCACGGGCGGGGACAGCCATACTCGTTTTCCTATCGGCATAAGTTTCCCAGCAGGAAGCGGACTTGTTGCATTTGCAGCGGTTCTTGGCGTTATGCCTTTAAATATGCCTCAAAGCGTTTTGGTGCGTTTTAGCGGTAAGCTAAAAGAGGGTATCACGCTTAGAGACTTAGTAAATGCCATACCTTACTACGCCATAAAGCGCGGTCTTTTAAGTGTTGAGAAGAAAAATAAAAAGAACATATTTGCCGGTAAAATTCTTGAAATCGAAGGACTTGAAAATCTAAAAGTCGAGCAAGCTTTTGAGCTTAGCGACGCCTCTGCAGAGCGCTCTGCAGCAGCTTGTGTAGTAGCGCTTAATAACGAGCCGGTTATCGAATATCTTCGTTCAAATGTCGCACTTATCGATGCTATGATAAAAGCTGGATACGAGAACCGCCAAACCCTTGAAAGAAGACGTGATAAAATGCTCGAATGGCTTAAAAACCCAACTCTTTTAAAAGCCGATAAAGACGCGCAGTATGCAGAAATAATCGAAATAAATTTAGATGACATCTCTGAGCCGATCTTAGCATGTCCTAACGACCCTGATGATGTTGCGACTTTATCTGAAATTTTAGCCGATCAAAATAGGGCAAAAGAGATAAACGAAGTCTTTGTCGGAAGCTGTATGACAAATATCGGACACTATAGAGCTTTGGCGCAAATTCTAAAAGACGAAAAGTCTATACCTACGCGTTTATGGGTTGTTCCTCCTACAAAAATGGACAAAGTACAGCTTGAAAGCGAGGGCTGTTATGATGTATTTAAGGGAGTAAATGCCCGCGTTGAGGTTCCTGGATGCTCCTTGTGTATGGGCAACCAAGCAAGAGTTGAAGATAATGCCGTTGTCTTTTCGACTTCTACAAGGAATTTTGATAATCGCATGGGTATGGGCGCTAAAGTTTATCTAGGAAGTGCTGAACTGGCGGCAGTTTGTGCGATACTTGGTCGTTTGCCTAGTGTTGATGAGTATAAGCAAATGATCGCCAAAAAGATAGTTGGAAAAGAGAGTGAAATTTATAGGTATCTAAATTTTAATGAGATCAAAGACTTTTATCTGCATTAA
- a CDS encoding ankyrin repeat domain-containing protein, translating to MKRLFLLFLLVFAPILLYALEFGCEELKNPKEFFKTKSQKYSLINDAIFYCDGSLLNLEHVNALFEVAKKIRGENRSCVGDSVYEENLNKFKWLLLEASFAPEIYAKSLKTPNESEEQKDAQMVYFRYWGTQSLYNFLKRREFLKLYNEAQTPLVKYYEQRGQDFGSAAYYATSVVNAFLTFAVGSEHKVKFDITPEQKMIIDKTVGYEQISSMLYSKSFSAFELSNMLNTALLYEREISVLEQILKRGADINFGDETALFYALKNLKNVEFLLKNGADVNHKNIFGKSVLFYAVQFGDVALTKFLLENGANANDFYIDQNTKNAILNLGDENFYNNTCALEHTLRSVFMHAASHANVEILELLIKHGADIYAVDELGFNAMDYAIINANEQNIKFLQDLKLEPKIK from the coding sequence GTGAAAAGATTATTTTTGTTGTTTTTATTGGTGTTTGCTCCGATTCTTCTTTATGCTTTGGAATTTGGTTGCGAAGAGCTTAAAAATCCAAAAGAATTTTTTAAAACCAAGTCTCAAAAGTATTCTCTTATCAACGATGCAATATTTTATTGCGATGGCTCGCTCTTAAATTTAGAGCACGTAAACGCTCTTTTTGAGGTTGCTAAAAAAATTCGCGGCGAAAATAGAAGCTGCGTCGGCGATAGTGTATACGAAGAAAATTTAAATAAATTCAAATGGCTTTTGCTTGAGGCTAGCTTTGCTCCTGAAATTTATGCCAAAAGCCTTAAAACTCCAAATGAGTCTGAAGAGCAAAAAGACGCTCAAATGGTGTATTTTCGATATTGGGGCACTCAGTCACTTTATAATTTTTTAAAACGAAGAGAATTTTTAAAGCTATATAATGAGGCTCAAACCCCGCTTGTAAAATACTACGAACAAAGAGGTCAAGACTTTGGTAGTGCGGCGTATTATGCGACTAGTGTTGTAAATGCCTTTTTGACTTTTGCGGTAGGTAGCGAGCATAAGGTTAAATTTGATATCACTCCAGAGCAAAAGATGATCATCGATAAAACAGTAGGCTATGAGCAAATTTCATCTATGCTTTACTCCAAAAGTTTCAGCGCTTTTGAGCTTTCTAATATGTTAAATACCGCGCTTTTGTATGAGCGTGAAATTTCTGTTTTAGAGCAAATTTTAAAACGCGGAGCAGATATAAATTTCGGCGATGAAACCGCACTTTTTTATGCTCTTAAAAATTTAAAAAATGTAGAATTTTTGTTAAAAAACGGTGCTGATGTCAATCACAAAAATATATTTGGCAAGAGTGTGCTTTTTTACGCGGTGCAGTTTGGGGATGTGGCTTTAACAAAATTTCTGCTTGAAAACGGTGCAAATGCAAATGACTTTTATATAGATCAAAATACCAAAAATGCGATTTTAAATTTAGGCGATGAAAATTTTTATAATAACACGTGTGCGCTTGAGCATACTTTAAGGTCCGTTTTTATGCACGCAGCTTCACATGCGAATGTCGAAATTTTAGAGCTTTTAATAAAACACGGAGCAGATATTTACGCGGTTGACGAGCTTGGTTTTAACGCAATGGACTATGCTATCATAAACGCAAATGAGCAAAACATAAAATTTCTGCAAGACTTAAAATTAGAACCAAAAATAAAATAA
- a CDS encoding SDR family NAD(P)-dependent oxidoreductase, whose protein sequence is MNATAFITGATSGFGEEIARTLSREGYKIIALARRKDRLEKLASELGNTHIIVADVRDKEAIFEGVKNLPKEFQDIEVLVNNAGLALGLDGIVEADVEDLETMVDTNIKGLLYSTKAVLPIMKARKSGYVFNIGSTAGAWPYPGSHVYGASKAFVKQFSRNMRNDLRGLGIRVTEIAPGLCKTEFSEVRFKGDVERANKVYEGVAAIKPQDIAQILLNCLNMPKHVNINIVEAMATAQTWAGLHIEKDKF, encoded by the coding sequence ATGAATGCAACAGCTTTTATTACCGGTGCAACTTCGGGATTTGGCGAGGAGATAGCTCGCACTTTATCGCGCGAAGGATATAAGATCATAGCTTTAGCAAGACGTAAAGATAGACTGGAAAAACTTGCAAGCGAGCTTGGAAATACCCATATAATAGTAGCTGACGTAAGAGATAAAGAGGCGATATTTGAAGGTGTTAAAAATTTACCAAAAGAATTTCAAGACATAGAAGTACTTGTAAACAACGCAGGTCTTGCTCTAGGTCTTGATGGTATCGTAGAGGCTGACGTAGAGGATCTTGAAACGATGGTAGATACAAACATCAAAGGACTTCTATACTCTACAAAAGCGGTTTTGCCGATAATGAAAGCTCGAAAAAGCGGTTATGTCTTTAATATCGGTTCTACAGCTGGTGCTTGGCCGTATCCGGGAAGCCATGTTTATGGTGCAAGTAAGGCATTTGTAAAGCAATTTAGTCGCAACATGAGAAATGACCTTAGAGGGCTTGGGATAAGAGTGACAGAGATCGCTCCCGGACTTTGTAAGACTGAATTTAGTGAGGTTAGATTTAAGGGCGACGTAGAAAGAGCAAATAAAGTATACGAAGGCGTTGCAGCCATAAAACCGCAGGATATAGCTCAAATTCTATTAAACTGTCTAAATATGCCAAAACACGTTAATATCAACATCGTAGAAGCAATGGCTACAGCACAGACATGGGCGGGACTACATATAGAAAAAGATAAATTTTAA
- a CDS encoding Na+/H+ antiporter NhaC family protein → MSKISFFILTVFLPIIAFADSATNAKIFGIWTLIPPVVAIALAFITKDVILSLFIGVFSGTFLINIINENVFMSFIKGFTGIVERVVGSMADSWNAGIMLQVLCIGGVVALITKMGGTKAVALWLSKKAKTGVSAQISTWLMGIFVFFDDYANALIVGPIMRPITDKFKLSREKLAFIIDATAAPIAGIAIISTWVGLEISLIKDGYGLVGVENINSYGVFIETIPYRFYNLFMLFFIVCTAVMQREYGPMLLAEQRARRGELHSGKTTIQDIEDKTLEPKDGVKLQVSNAVVPLLVLIIGAFISFYFSGLKSLEGEALEAALASPFSFMTFRETFGAADASVALFQSALFASIVAITMGVWRKIFDVKEAIGVWVKGWKTMIITIVILLLAWSLSSVIKELGTSRYLVDMLSQTTPKFILPVAIFILGSFISFSTGTSYGTMGILMPLAIPLANAVGLNYGLDGDALHAYMIVNISAVLTGAIFGDHCSPISDTTILSSMGAGCNHIDHVSTQIIYALSVGAVAIFVGYLPTALGASIWVVLPLGFLATWALVRFVGKKVEI, encoded by the coding sequence ATGAGTAAAATTTCATTTTTTATTTTGACGGTCTTTTTGCCGATCATAGCATTTGCCGATTCTGCGACAAATGCTAAAATTTTTGGCATCTGGACGTTGATACCTCCCGTTGTTGCGATAGCTCTTGCGTTTATAACAAAAGATGTTATTTTGTCGCTTTTTATAGGTGTTTTTAGTGGAACGTTTTTGATTAACATCATAAATGAAAATGTTTTTATGTCGTTTATCAAGGGCTTTACTGGTATAGTCGAGCGTGTTGTAGGCTCGATGGCTGACAGTTGGAATGCAGGCATTATGCTTCAAGTTCTTTGTATAGGCGGTGTTGTTGCTCTTATAACAAAAATGGGCGGTACTAAAGCTGTTGCGCTTTGGCTTAGTAAGAAGGCAAAGACCGGAGTTTCTGCTCAAATTTCAACTTGGTTAATGGGAATTTTTGTATTTTTTGATGATTATGCTAACGCCCTAATCGTTGGTCCCATCATGCGCCCTATAACCGATAAATTTAAATTAAGCCGTGAGAAGTTGGCATTTATCATAGATGCTACCGCAGCTCCTATCGCAGGTATCGCCATAATCTCAACTTGGGTTGGACTTGAAATTTCACTTATTAAAGACGGTTATGGCTTGGTTGGTGTTGAAAATATCAACTCTTACGGCGTTTTTATAGAGACCATCCCTTATCGTTTTTATAATTTATTCATGCTATTTTTTATAGTATGCACCGCAGTTATGCAACGCGAGTATGGTCCTATGCTACTTGCCGAACAAAGAGCAAGGCGCGGGGAGCTACACTCTGGTAAAACCACGATACAAGATATAGAGGATAAAACTCTTGAGCCAAAAGATGGTGTAAAACTTCAGGTTTCAAATGCCGTTGTGCCTTTGCTTGTGCTTATTATAGGTGCGTTTATAAGTTTTTATTTTAGTGGATTAAAATCACTTGAAGGTGAAGCTCTTGAAGCAGCTTTGGCAAGTCCTTTTTCATTTATGACATTTAGAGAGACATTTGGAGCCGCCGATGCTTCAGTGGCACTGTTTCAGTCGGCACTTTTTGCTAGTATAGTTGCTATTACTATGGGTGTTTGGCGTAAAATTTTTGATGTAAAAGAGGCGATAGGTGTTTGGGTAAAAGGTTGGAAAACTATGATAATCACCATCGTGATTTTGCTTCTTGCATGGAGTCTTAGTTCTGTTATTAAGGAGCTTGGTACATCTAGGTATTTAGTTGATATGCTAAGTCAAACTACGCCTAAATTTATTTTACCTGTGGCTATATTTATACTTGGTTCTTTTATATCGTTTTCTACGGGAACTAGCTACGGCACGATGGGCATTTTAATGCCTCTTGCTATACCGCTAGCAAATGCAGTTGGTCTAAACTACGGACTTGATGGCGATGCGTTGCATGCTTATATGATAGTTAATATCTCAGCCGTTCTTACGGGCGCTATCTTTGGCGATCACTGTTCACCGATATCAGATACAACCATACTTTCTTCTATGGGGGCAGGTTGTAATCACATAGATCACGTAAGCACTCAGATCATCTATGCGCTAAGTGTGGGTGCTGTTGCTATATTTGTCGGATATCTACCTACGGCGCTTGGAGCAAGCATTTGGGTTGTTCTTCCGCTTGGATTTTTAGCTACTTGGGCTCTTGTTAGGTTTGTTGGTAAAAAGGTGGAAATCTAG